From the Quercus lobata isolate SW786 chromosome 6, ValleyOak3.0 Primary Assembly, whole genome shotgun sequence genome, one window contains:
- the LOC115994905 gene encoding branched-chain amino acid aminotransferase 2, chloroplastic, translated as MERSAALGGLQPNYLLCPSRRRPSSPPLNSLPLPFADNTLSSLNFKLQKRFPLASRNVQAASSLFKRDAILSDTYSETAELVDMDWDNLGFAFLPTDYMYIMKCARGGDFSKGELQRFGNIEMNPSAGVLNYGQGLFEGLKAYRTKDGNILLFRPEENAIRMRQGAERMCMPSPTVEQFVEAVKATVLANKRWVPPPGKGSLYIRPLLMGSGAVLGLAPAPEYTFLIYVSPVGNYFKEGVAPIHLIVEHELHRATPGGTGGVKTIGNYAAVLKAQSAAKARGYSDVLYLDCVNKRYLEEVSSCNIFVVKDNVISTPAIKGTILPGITRKSIIDVARSQGFQVEERPVAVDELLDADEVFCTGTAVVVSPVGSITYLGKRVSYKNEGIGEVSQKLYSVLTRLQMGLIEDKMDWTVELR; from the exons atggAGAGAAGCGCCGCCTTGGGAGGGCTTCAGCCAAATTACCTCCTATGCCCCTCCCGCCGCCGCCCCTCCTCCCCTCCTCTCAATTCCTTACCACTACCCTTCGCCGACAATACACTTTCCTCTCTCAACTTCAAG CTCCAAAAGAGGTTTCCTCTTGCTTCTCGAAATGTTCAAGCGGCTTCTTCTCTGTTCAAGCGTGATGCCATTTTATCTGATACTTACAG TGAAACGGCTGAATTAGTTGACATGGACTGGGACAACCTTGGATTTGCGTTTCTCCCAACTGATTATATGTATATCATGAAATGTGCTCGAGGGGGGGACTTCTCTAAAGGGGAATTACAGCGTTTTGGGAACATTGAAATGAACCCTTCAGCTGGAGTCTTGAATTATGGGCAG GGATTATTTGAAGGTTTGAAGGCCTATAGGACAAAAGATGGTAATATTCTACTCTTTCGTCCGGAGGAAAATGCAATACGGATGAGGCAGGGAGCAGAGCGGATGTGCATGCCATCACCAACAGTTGAACAATTCGTGGAAGCTGTAAAGGCCACTGTTTTAGCAAACAAACGTTGG GTTCCACCTCCAGGTAAAGGTTCCTTGTACATCAGGCCATTGCTAATGGGGAGTGGAGCTGTTCTTGGCCTTGCACCTGCTCCAGAGTATACCTTTCTGATTTATGTGTCACCTGTTGGCAACTATTTTAAG GAAGGTGTGGCACCAATCCATCTGATTGTTGAGCATGAATTGCATCGTGCAACTCCTGGTGGTACTGGGGGTGTAAAGACCATAGGGAACTATGCTGCA gTTCTGAAGGCTCAATCTGCTGCAAAAGCCAGAGGTTATTCTGATGTGCTATACCTCGATTGTGTCAATAAAAGATATCTAGAGGAGGTTTCATCTTGCAACATTTTTGTTGTGAAG GATAATGTTATCTCCACTCCTGCAATAAAAGGGACAATTCTACCAGGCATTACAAGAAAGAGTATAATTGATGTTGCTCGTAGCCAAGGGTTTCAG GTAGAGGAACGCCCTGTAGCAGTAGATGAATTGCTTGATGCTGATGAAGTATTTTGTACGGGAACAGCTGTGGTTGTTTCACCAGTGGGCAGCATTACATATTTGGGCAAAAG GGTATCATATAAAAATGAAGGTATAGGTGAAGTGTCGCAAAAACTCTACTCTGTGCTTACCAGACTACAGATGGGACTCATAGAAGACAAGATGGATTGGACTGTTGAGCTGAG ataa